The genome window CTTCTTTGTACAAAGCCCAATTCGGGCTAATCACCATTTGTTGTAAACCTTCCTTTACTTCCTTAAATCTTCTAAGCATCACAAGTGTGGAAGCAAATCTGAAAAATTTAATAATTAGGATAGCTCATAattgaataagaaaaaaaaaggaaaaaaaagtggAGAAAACAAACCTTGTTTCGGCAATGGAGAGCAACTTTAGTTTGCAATGTTCATTAAACATAGACAATCTCATGCTATGGTTCATAATAAAATTTTTTATGGACCAAACATCACTTGCAATAGTTGAAATCCAATTGCAGTCATCATACGAAACATCTGTTTGTTTCGGAGAGCATATACTCTTCAAAGCAAGATTAAGAGTGTGAACAACACAGGGTGTCCAAAAGATATGGGGATAGTGGGCCTCAATAAGTAACCCAGCAGCTCTACAGACAGGAGCATTGTCAGTGATCACTTGAACAACATTTTCATGACCAATTTCTTTAATAGCTTCTGTAAGGAAGTTGGCAATACAATACTTGTCTTTATATTCACCTTCACAATTAATTGCCCTCAAGAACATAGGCCCACTTTCACAAGTTGCCATAATATTAATAAGTGGTCTCCTTTGTGCATCTGTCCACCCATCACTGCACAAACTTACACCTTTAGTGCTCCATGTGCGCTTGATTGGCTGGAGGCATTGCTCAATGTGACTCTTCTCTTGTTGCAGAAAAGTAGTTCTTAGTGCATTGTAACCTGGTGGAACATACCCTGGAAGTGTAGAAGCTCGAACATATGAGTTTCGATAATGCGGATTTCTTGCAAGGTTAAATGATAAGCCACCTGTATAAAACATCCTTGCGACTTCAGCATCACATTGATCTCGAGCTTCCTTGTTAAAAGCTTTACTAAGAGGCCCACTTGttccttttctcttctttggATCAAGATTCACTTCAGGTTGATCATAACAAAAAGAACCAATGTTGGGCAAAGAAACATTCTTAGGAGCAGAACTCTTCAGCTTATATTCACACTCCCGAATTAACTTTTTCATTTCTGCAAGATTTTCATCAGTAACCTTGTTGCAAGGTGCGACCCCGTTTCCAGCaatttttaacaaatgaaaCCTGACCCTAGAGTATGATCCTTTGTAAGTTTTCTGACAATAATTGCATTTGAATTCAGCATTCcctcctcttttttttcccaCTTTTTCGAGTTCCacaacggagtatgatcattTTCAACAATCTCATCCAGATTAGCATTATCATCCGGATTAGCAATATCATTTGCATGATTATTAGGGTGATTCATTTTCCTAAATCAACAAACATATAAAAAGCAAGAGTTAATCCACTGTAAAGACAAAGTTATTATAATCTAAATATCCATACCACTACACAATAATATACTATAATATGcaaaatacaataatattataataatagaaaaagttaaaaacagaAAAGCCAAAGTTGTCAGATTTGAATGGACTATGCGGGTAGTGGAATGGATGGGTAGTGGGtactataatattatattctTTTCCTAGGGGAATCAGATTGTCTTCCAATGGGTATTATAATATTATTGTCTTCGAATATGTAGAATCAGTAAAGCTGAGAGACTGGTGAAAAAACAACTAAAGCTCACCGGTTACGACTCACCAGGAGTTGCAGACAGACGAAGGAGACGACGGAGCAGTTGTAGACGAAGAAGAGGGAGACGACGGCGCAGTTGCAGATGGAGACGACGGGTCACGGAATAGTTGCAGATGACGGTCAATGGGGATTCGTGAAAGTCTCCCAAGCAGAGTGATTTCTGAGAGGTAAATccgaattttattttttttctgattaTCCTTTGATTTTAGAGTGATTTCAGTTAACTAAGTTTGATCAATCACGATTCTATGcagattttttgtgatttttttttatgattatcCTCCTATTTCAGTTTCAaatgtatccgaaaagtaggaTACACGTATCTGGACAATACGATACGCGTATCTCATCAGTCCCAAACGTATCCTTTCACTCCAATACGTATCGAACGCGTATCCACCCGTATCATTCGCGTATCCGTATCCTCAGCGTGTCAGATACGGGATACGGTTGCTTTCTCGCGTGTCCATGCATCGTAGACTAGGATGTTTTTGTACAGGCTACTGAAAGGTTTGAGGCACTCTTTCCAACTCTAAAACCAGTGTCTCATGAAGGCTCTCCTGAAAGAAGAGGATAAGGGA of Malus sylvestris chromosome 6, drMalSylv7.2, whole genome shotgun sequence contains these proteins:
- the LOC126625357 gene encoding uncharacterized protein LOC126625357 isoform X2, with the protein product MKKLIRECEYKLKSSAPKNVSLPNIGSFCYDQPEVNLDPKKRKGTSGPLSKAFNKEARDQCDAEVARMFYTGGLSFNLARNPHYRNSYVRASTLPGYVPPGYNALRTTFLQQEKSHIEQCLQPIKRTWSTKGVSLCSDGWTDAQRRPLINIMATCESGPMFLRAINCEGEYKDKYCIANFLTEAIKEIGHENVVQVITDNAPVCRAAGLLIEAHYPHIFWTPCVVHTLNLALKSICSPKQTDVSYDDCNWISTIASDVWSIKNFIMNHSMRLSMFNEHCKLKLLSIAETRRFKEVKEGLQQMVISPNWALYKEDDLVKAMTVKQKILDEYFWEKIDYILFFTAPIYEVIRMADTDKPCLHLVYEWWDAMIEKVKAAIYRNERKALHEKTSFFDAVYRILLERWTKSSTPLHCLAHSLNPR
- the LOC126625357 gene encoding uncharacterized protein LOC126625357 isoform X1 codes for the protein MKKLIRECEYKLKSSAPKNVSLPNIGSFCYDQPEVNLDPKKRKGTSGPLSKAFNKEARDQCDAEVARMFYTGGLSFNLARNPHYRNSYVRASTLPGYVPPGYNALRTTFLQQEKSHIEQCLQPIKRTWSTKGVSLCSDGWTDAQRRPLINIMATCESGPMFLRAINCEGEYKDKYCIANFLTEAIKEIGHENVVQVITDNAPVCRAAGLLIEAHYPHIFWTPCVVHTLNLALKSICSPKQTDVSYDDCNWISTIASDVWSIKNFIMNHSMRLSMFNEHCKLKLLSIAETRFASTLVMLRRFKEVKEGLQQMVISPNWALYKEDDLVKAMTVKQKILDEYFWEKIDYILFFTAPIYEVIRMADTDKPCLHLVYEWWDAMIEKVKAAIYRNERKALHEKTSFFDAVYRILLERWTKSSTPLHCLAHSLNPR